In Atribacterota bacterium, the following proteins share a genomic window:
- a CDS encoding TIM barrel protein — SIGYFHIADIPGRHEPGTGEINWYSILQLLKEKHYQGFIGFEYSPAQDSRESLIKIKHLWQKIFP; from the coding sequence AGCATTGGTTATTTTCACATTGCCGATATTCCGGGACGTCATGAACCTGGTACAGGTGAAATTAACTGGTATTCAATACTTCAATTATTAAAAGAAAAACATTATCAAGGATTTATCGGTTTTGAATACTCACCTGCTCAGGACTCCCGTGAATCATTAATAAAAATAAAACATCTCTGGCAAAAAATTTTTCCCTGA